cgtaataccctacgtcatgtgtggtggtttgtattccctctggtattgttcgatcttttggaggggtccctgctcgcccttatatagtctgggggaatagggttacatggaaagtcctagccgagtacgtttAGAGTCCTACTTCGAGTGGGTCGGGTACTTTCCTTATACTTAGGCTAGTTCTACAGCTGTACGAGTAGTTATAGTAGAGGTAGGGCGTGCCTATGCAGtattccctactctagaatatttgaTGACTGTGAGCAGTCAtgctgccccaggtctgacaagcccctgagctcttcgtagtcgagtcttgcaggcgttgagtacttctgaagatgtCCATCGGGTGCTTTCGAGTACTTTTGGAATCCATTGCACAGGTTCGAAGTCCTTTGAGTGCCTTgagtagtcttccgagtacttccCTAGCTGCATCGAGACTATGAGGTGCTCTAGCTCTGAATTTCTCCTTCTGATATGGTGTGTGATGtgctcgcgctccatatggagtagcccccgagccttagcttgaaccgatggatcaggctgagggtcatttCTGTTTTCAGGtctgtttttgaaaaaaagtttACCATTTATGATATATGTCTCGCAACCCCTGAGCCTTGACTTGAAATCCCTCGATTTAGGGATAAGGATCCCAAACCGAGGCATTCTTTGTGACCTTTGGTTTTTCTAGTATTTCCGAAAATGCCATTGTCTTGATTATTTAACAGTGGTGATCCGATCTGCGTTTTCATCTGCTCTTGTCTGAGACCAACTCCTCAACCTTCTGTCTTCTCTTGATTTCTCAGCCCCCGAGCATATGCGTGAGAAGCGGCTTGTGACCTTCCGAATGGCACCGAAGAGGTCCAGGCGTCAGAGATCTGAGAAGGTGGCGACGATTGCGGACGGTTGGAGGAAAATTAAGTGTCGATTGCATTGACCTCTACTTCCAGCACCGTGTCGACAAGAAGGTACCCATCGAGGTCACGGTgagtattttttttatctcgATCAGAATAGCAGCATGCCACTGCACTAATAGAAAACGAAGAAGAAAAGTTTGACACTATATATGACACACGCTACGTTCCAGGATTACATTCACGGTAAAAAAGAAATTAAGAACCTGACCAGACCTAAATACTTATCAGGGCTCCAACGGCAGTAAAAAAGGATAGCCCTTTTGCCCCCAACAAACTTCAAATTAAGAACTGCTTCGATTCCTCTGCAGCAGGCAGCAAGGCAGTTGCTTAGCTCGGGGAAGTACAATTGAAAATGGAACAATTTAGATGTTTCTATATGATCGCTATGCTCGGGGGATGATGAGGGAATTCAGCCCTTGCTTAATCTGATCATCACTCACCCATCTGCTGACTTTGCTCTGAAAATTATCAAAGGAGTGTTATAGGTTGTATTGCCAAAGCTTGCAAGAAACCTCTGAAATAACAGAGAAGGTCAAGGTGAGGGGACGACCTTCTCCGGCCACTATTTGATTTCTCATTAGTTTAATATCTGTGACTTGTGAGCATCAAGGTTGAAAGTCAGGGGAATACTAGCTCCACAGTGATACTATGACAGTTGTCGTGGCTCTAGgagagggccacagccgggtggcggaatgcacccgcctaatcccagagggttgTTACCCGGGGAGTACAAGCTATCCCTCAGATCTACTCATGGGGCAaaaacacaagaacactcgaggatttagagtggttcgggccgccggagcgtaataccctacgtccactgtgagatgttttgttcttgtatctgtggatgagtctatcctctgcctccaagtccTTTCCCCGACTTGAGTCtttctctagcgggcgtcccccttttatagcacaaggaggacgcgtacacaggcgttggaccccgataggtgggcccaacaagaatgtatagtatatataaaaaatagacactaatggagctacagtggttgagaatctcttcctcgatatgcttcatcgcactgtcgactctctgaccgaagggagtcttcacttgtcccattggcgaggcgcccgttgagacagtgtaggttgcggcgtagactgttgggtctaccacataggcgttatgatactccgttgcCGAGcagtcgtgtctaactggcgtagcagactgtcACGCGTGGCGTGGGTGGTGCCAACAGCTGTTCTGAGTGCCTTGGTAATGCAcgatcaacagtacagcctggcaaatgTCTCCTCGGTCTCTGCtatggcagagcgcacttaacgtctCCCGTATTGAATGAGATAGGTGGGCGAGTTTTCCCGAGAAAGCTTGGTGGCCACGtgcgcgcgtgcctgcgcccacggacacgtggtggctccggaccctCCCAAGCGGGGTGTCTACTCCCTTCCcggagaggggtccggatactatatgggggtccgagacccggtgggaggtccggggtcccCGGCCGTTTTGGCCCTGAGCACCCTCCGGGccacgtggcgacaccggacccatccctgagcgggaagcgggtccgggaccgttagTCTGGTGATGTGGAGCCGGAccctaggggtccggctgcCCAGTTCCTTAGGACGCAGCcatggataactacgcgagtcttggcacagcaagagggggtaccctagtccagaggtaccgacagtggcccccgggcccacctcgggggaggtacgaacttgcaggtggggccattatcgtGACACAATCTCCGGACCTTTTCAAGGCCGTAGCACTTTGCTGCCAGGTACTGGAGTGCTCTCCAtagggcggcgaaggtgcaggcttagggttcGGAAACAAGCTAAGCGGCTGCACGGACCTCGAACTgcccagggagcaagcaccacttccccggacccggctctagacgaccgtggcgagcggtctccgccggagcgggccaccggagtggacttgggcgaccgtggcgagcagtctccgccggagcgggccaccggagtggacttgggcgaccgtggcgagcggtctccgctggagcgtgccaccggagtggacttgagcgaccgtgccaagcggtctccgccggagcgggccaccggagtggacttgagcgaccgtggcgagcggtctccgccggagcgggccaccagagtggacttgagcTGTCGCTATTGATCCATCGAGATACGTATCCAGACCTCGTGGTATGGCATaggaaaccaagccttatactagaaaggagtcCAGACCTCTAGGTTCGACAGCatcggatactagagtactcgtaacagggcagtgaagtgcgtaggcttagggtacattaccaggctaagcggctacgcagaacttctccaccccaggatacaagcaccacttctccggagcaggtccctaggagtTAGaaccgccttccagctagaaggggtatTACAACCGGACCACTAGCCATCAACTCAATTTGGATCGTTAGCGAAAAAAGGATTCCACATGGGAGAAGGAAAAATGCAAGCTGATCAGACGAGTGCGGTTAAGTTAATGTAAAGATAAGACTAAGGaagcaaatctcctttatttcttgatttgtggtgtacatcagaggtcgggattacgagggcggacctctaccgctctggaccacttgctggtgtcgcctgtttgtgcgatgaagccagaggtcgggtttacaagggcggaccaataccgctctggaccacacgtaggcaccacaTTATTACAAAGGACAAATACACTCAATCCTATCTAATGTTAACCTTCAGTCGTCGCCCTGTGAGGCATGCACGCCCCTGGTCGGAGTAGAACTGCCACCTTGGAGATTCCTTAGTTGTTGGGGGCGAAGGCGGTCTGGACATGCTtatacagcatcatccagcatcacctcgggagcttgcaggGCCCTCCTTTGCACAAGAACTGTTTCATGCTTAGTTTGCATGAGAACAACTaatttggctttgaatgggagtggccctgctGCTACCAGCTGCCGATGGGAGCCAGCCCGACACCCTGGCGCAGCGGATGGATgggtgctcgtttggacgagcacagagcgtggagaagggcggtcgttcacCGGCTCCACCTTGGTGCTGGCACAGGGCCCCCGCGCCTTGTGGTGGAGGCTGctgcctgtctgcagcagctccaAGGGAGGCCCGAGCCAGGCGAGGGGGAAGGCGACGGACATCCTTTCCGAGCCACAGCCGTCGGCTCCAgctccatcttgagaggaaaccttgagccgacgccgtgccgccgcagggGGCCCCCgatggttgcttgagagaaaaccttgaacCGACACCGAGATACCGCAGGGCGACACGTAGCAGGCGTCGCCTCTGCGCACCACcatgccggctctgaggtgtcgcagtggcgacgcacaggtGGCGCCGCTGCCATGCGCCACCGCACCGAGGACACTGCTGCCTCGGCATCAGGGCATGCGGCGTAGGCGACACCATGCcacccttcatcttctcgtcgtcgttgcagaggatgagctcaacctcagaagccaGGAGGTGAGCGAAGATCTGGCCAACACTTGCGCGCATCCCCATGGACGACACCAGATGTCGTGGCTCTAGGAGAGGGCCACagtcgggtggcggaatgcacccgcctaatcccagagggtggttacCCGGGGAGTGCAAGCTATCCCTCAGATCTACTCATGgtgcaagaacacaagaacactcggggatttagagtggttcgggccgccggagcgtaatatcctacgtccactgtgagatgttttgttcttgtatctgtggatgagtctatcttCTGCCTCCAAGTCCTTTCCTCGACTTGAGTCtttctctagcgggcgtcccccttttacagcgcaaggaggacgcgtacacaagcgttggaccccgacaggtgggcccaacaaggatgtatagtatatataaaaaataggcACTAATGGagctacagtggttgagaatctcttcctCAATACGCTTCATCGCACTGtcgactctctgaccgaggggagtcttcacttgtcccatcggcgaggcgcccgttgaggcagtgtaggttgcggcgtagactgttgggtctaccacataggcgttatgatactccgttgcCGAGcagtcgtgtctaactggcatAGCAGACTGTCACGCATGGCATGGGTGGTGCCAACGGCTATTCTGAGTGCCTTGGTAACGCACGATCaatagtacagcctggcaaatgtctcctcgggctctgctgtggcagagcgcacttaacgtctcccgtattgaatgaggtaggtgggcgagttttcccgaggaagcttggtggccgcgcgcgcgtgcctgcgGCCACGGATACGTGGTGGATCCGgacccccccaggcggggtgtctgctCCCTTCCCgaagaggggtccggatagtatatgggggtccgggacccggtgggaggtccggggcccccggccgTTTTGGCCCTGAGCACCCTCCGGGccacgtggcgacaccggacccatccctgagcgggaagcgggtccgggaccgttggtctggtgatgtggagccggaccccaggggtccggctgcccAGTTCCTTAGGGCGCAGCCATGGATAACTACGTGAGTCTtggcacagcaagagggggcACCCTAGTCCAGACGTACCGACAACAGTGATCTTGGTTGGTGGAGAATGGTTTTGAAGAAGTCCATCTCTATTATTAACGAGTGGTTAGAAAATATTAAGCCACGAATGGCTGCGTAGAATCCGTACTGCACTGTGTAAGGCATCAACTATATTTTTAGCTTATTCATGAATATGTTTTCCTTGTCAGATTGGTGAACTCAAGAAGCTAGTCGATGAAGGGAAGATAAAATATATCGGGTTATCTGAACCATCCGCATCCACAATAAGAAGAGCTCATGCAGTCCATCCTATATCTGCAGTTCAGATTGAGTGGTCGCTATGGTCCAgagatgtggaagaagaagtgaTTCCTACTTGCAGGTATCCACGGACAGTGAAACATAAGAGTTGTAccgtaaaaaaattgaaaaattgaaattttgaattatgtACTTTCCGTGACAATTTCAGAGAACTTGGAATTGGGATCGTGGCTTACAGTCCACTGGGCAGAGGGTTCTTTTCTAGTGGGTCAAAAATGGTTGAGTCACTGTCCGACGATGACTACCGCaaggtgaactccaactgatACCTATGGAAATTGATTGAGCTCCACTAGCAAGTTAATTTATATTTATCCATTATTTTTTACTTTTCAACAAATTTTGGAGATATTTCATGAATTTGTCGGTCAATTTTACTACATTGTAAGCATAACCTAAAAATGTGTGTATTTACCATTTCCTTGATCTCAGATACCTTTTTGGATCCTGCTCATCCATTTCTATGTATATCAGTATATAATGGTTCCATATAAAAAGAATCATATATAGAAATGTGATTAATTAATTGCTTGTTTCTAACGGGAATTTCATACTTCTCCAGTTTATTCCTCGATATCAACCAGAGAATCTCGACAAGAACATCCAGATATTTGAGCGTGTCAACTCGATGGCAGCAAGAAAAGGATGCTCCACATCACAACTCGCATTGGCTTGGGTTCACCATCAGGGAAGCGATGTTTGCCCGATACCAGGCACAACAAAAATTCAGAATTTCAATGACAACGTTGGAGCACTGTCTGTGAAGCTGACACCAGAGGAGATGGCTGAGCTGGAGTCATATGCTGCAGGTGAAGTCCAGGGAGACCGGAACGCTGTACTTATGGACATCATATGGAAGGATTCCGACACCCCGCCATTGTCATCTTGGAAACTTGAGTAGCGAGATTACATGTATCTTCAACTGCGTTTGTTGCCGTACCTTTAAATGTGTAGTTGAAGCTTAAATAGTTGAAACCCCTGGTGGCTGGTGTGATGAATAAGCTGGTTTCGTATATCTGTAATTTAACTTTAAAACCCCTGGTGCTCTGAATAAGCATGTGCACTGTATTGTAGTCGGTGCTCATTGAAGTATTGAACTGAATTTTGAATAAAAAACTGTGAAATCGGATCTTTTCTACGTTGATTCACCTCATCTATTTGGGCCAGACCATTGTCAGCACACATGAACCATAAATATAAGCCTAATCTTCTTTCTGAAGAAAAAGAGTTTATGGGCTTCTTGTGGGCTC
This sequence is a window from Panicum virgatum strain AP13 chromosome 7K, P.virgatum_v5, whole genome shotgun sequence. Protein-coding genes within it:
- the LOC120640019 gene encoding probable aldo-keto reductase 2, which codes for MDNYIGELKKLVDEGKIKYIGLSEPSASTIRRAHAVHPISAVQIEWSLWSRDVEEEVIPTCRELGIGIVAYSPLGRGFFSSGSKMVESLSDDDYRKFIPRYQPENLDKNIQIFERVNSMAARKGCSTSQLALAWVHHQGSDVCPIPGTTKIQNFNDNVGALSVKLTPEEMAELESYAAGEVQGDRNAVLMDIIWKDSDTPPLSSWKLE